Proteins encoded in a region of the Gammaproteobacteria bacterium genome:
- a CDS encoding DUF4331 family protein, producing the protein MSTASRGLIILLLALVLPVHAADHGDAPLVSIDPVADLADIYAFVNPNNPREVILAATFLPFATSSSQFSQAVLYRFHLQNTDPSSPELIITCRFPGGKKIHCSGGGIKVKGRVEQIIESGAVRLYAGLRDDPFFFDGAAFAQTVATLTPQFTDPGINSFAGANVLAIVMGIDASVLLASGEGSVLKYYVSTARRRPVDDGGDDDDDGNDDDDGDDDADDDDADDDDDDRDFRRASRAPAQLRGLRQIDRTGRPGITTALIDLLASTGLKDRYNQSADISMWSGLFEKEIAGNLAALDTLDGITGNNLLPPMVLASVLVDDRLIIDVRSPDCDAYLAVELGLPQCGGRTLERDVIDDTFGAVVGPGVSDFVDNDSAFLSTFPFLGEPN; encoded by the coding sequence ATGAGTACTGCAAGCAGAGGCCTGATCATATTGCTACTGGCTTTGGTGCTGCCTGTCCACGCAGCGGATCACGGCGACGCGCCACTGGTCTCTATCGACCCGGTGGCTGACCTGGCTGATATCTATGCGTTTGTTAATCCAAACAATCCACGCGAAGTAATCCTGGCGGCCACTTTTCTGCCCTTTGCCACCAGCAGTTCACAATTCTCTCAAGCTGTGCTGTATCGCTTTCACCTGCAAAATACGGATCCGAGCTCGCCTGAACTGATTATCACGTGCCGGTTTCCCGGGGGCAAAAAGATTCACTGCTCCGGTGGCGGCATCAAGGTCAAAGGGCGTGTCGAACAGATTATCGAATCTGGCGCGGTGCGCCTGTATGCCGGGTTGCGTGATGACCCGTTCTTTTTCGACGGGGCTGCGTTTGCACAAACCGTCGCGACGCTGACACCGCAATTTACCGACCCCGGCATTAACTCTTTTGCCGGTGCCAACGTGCTGGCAATAGTAATGGGGATAGATGCCTCGGTTTTGCTGGCGAGCGGCGAGGGCAGCGTGCTGAAGTATTATGTCTCCACAGCGCGACGTCGCCCGGTGGATGACGGTGGCGACGATGATGATGACGGAAATGACGATGATGACGGCGACGATGATGCAGATGACGATGATGCAGATGACGATGATGACGACCGCGATTTCCGCCGCGCATCACGGGCGCCTGCCCAGTTGCGTGGGTTGCGACAGATCGATCGCACTGGTCGTCCCGGCATCACAACGGCCCTGATCGATTTGCTTGCATCCACCGGCCTGAAGGATCGTTACAACCAGTCAGCAGACATCAGCATGTGGTCAGGCCTGTTCGAGAAGGAGATTGCCGGCAATCTGGCGGCACTTGATACGCTTGATGGCATCACCGGCAATAATTTATTGCCGCCAATGGTGCTGGCGTCAGTGCTGGTTGATGACCGCCTGATAATCGATGTCCGCAGCCCGGACTGCGACGCATACCTGGCGGTTGAGCTTGGACTGCCTCAATGCGGCGGACGTACCCTCGAGCGCGACGTAATCGATGATACGTTTGGCGCCGTCGTTGGCCCGGGGGTTTCCGATTTTGTCGACAATGACAGTGCATTCCTCAGCACCTTTCCGTTTTTGGGTGAACCGAACTGA